The Mesorhizobium sp. AR02 genomic interval CTCTTGGCGAAAAGCATATCGTTCTTGGCCACCTGTTGCGCGAGACGTTGTAGCTTCGGGTCGCCGCCGACACTTTGCAAGCGCTCTTCAACTGCCGTGGGGGTCATGCGCGCGAGCGTGTCATTGAGAGCTGGCAATGCCTTCTGTAGGCTGAACAAGGCATCGGATGCCATCCTGGTGGCGTCGCCGTAGCTTAGGCCCTGGTTGCCAATCGCCTTGTTCGCCTGCGCCTGCGGGCTGTGGTCGGCGGCGGCCTCCATCTCGTCCTGAATGGCCCACATATAGTCATGTTCGTCCATGGCCTTCACAGTCTCCTGCGTCTCGCCGGCAGGGATGAAGTAGCGCGCAACAGTGGGGTCCTTATGCTGGCGATCCGCCTCGACCATCGAGCTGATGAAGCGCGTATACTCAGCATAGAGTTCGCCATAATTGGCCTTGCCGGCATGCATATAGGGGTCGTCCGCCGTCGTGGTGGAGGGTGCATCGGCGGACGAAGTCGCCGGCACATCGGTCTTGGAGGTCTGGGCGAAGCCGCCGAACAGGTCGTATTCGGTACCGTCTTCGTTGCCGGTCGCGCCCGGACGAATGACCGGAGCCTCGGTCCGCAGCGCTGTGCCCGCTTTGACGAAGGTCGGCTGGCTGGCGCTGGCAAAACCGCTCCTGGCCGATATCAGCTTCTGTATCGTAACGGTGAGGTCCGAGGTGATCTGCATCGGGCGGTCCTTGAATTTCACATGCCTTGCATGCGATTCACAGAATGAAGTACGGCAGTTAAGCAATGGTTGAAGGTGAGTGCCGGGAAAAAATATTTATCCTGGCACCAATAGCGTTTGTCCAATATAATTCAACAATAACTAATATAGTTGGTAAGGTCGCGAAGGCGACGAACCTTTAAAATCCGATTCCTTGGCCACTCCATGTTCAGTCATTGGACTGTCGATAGTCCAAGTGATCTGAACACAGAGCGAAGCCTCAGGCCCGCGACGGCGCTTCGCCAGTCGCTGTTGAGCGCATTCCCTAATTAGAAGAAGTCGAACTGCGCGGCAGTCAGGTCGGTCGCGGTGATTCCGGTCAGCGTAAGTGTGTCGCCGCCCCCGAAATCGATGACCGTATCGGCACCGACTTGCGACAGCAGGCCGGCGAGATCGGAGAAATCGTCGACGCCCGCGAAAGCGCCGATGCTGACATGCTCGCCCGCCGTGGCCAGCGACAGATCGGTGATCGTGTCGGAGCCATCGCCAAACTGGAAGATAAACGTATCGGCGCCGGCGCCGCCGGTGAGCTGATCGCCATTTCCCACGCCGCCGGCAAGCGTATCGTTGCCGTTTTCACCGTTGAGCGTGTCGTTGAGAAAACCGCCATAGACAATGTCGTCGCCGTCTCCGGCATTGACGAGATCGGCCCGGCCAAGGCCGGGCGCGTCGCCCGTGTTCTTGCCGGCGAGGTAGATGATGTTGTTGTCACTGCCGTAGCCCCGGATTTCGTCGATGCCGTCCAGGGCGGTCTGTGTGAAATCGAGAGGCGCCGATCCCGCATAGGCTGAAATCTTCACGCCGGTGAAGGTGCCGAACTCCAGGCTGGTGTTGGTGATCTGCTCAATGCCGGTAATGGATTTGATACCGATCAGGATATTGCTCTGGACCGCGACGATCCTGTCGGTTTCGGTTCCGCCGTCATATTTCGTGCCGCCAAAGCAGGGCTGCCCGACGAAGAAGTCGTCATAGCCCTGTCCGCCATTGGCGGTCAGATTGCCGCTGTAGCTCAAGTACATATCGTCGTCATCGTAGCCGCCATCGATGACCGATGCGGCGATCGAACTTCCAATTCCCATCCTGATGACGTCGTTTCCCGTGCCGCCATAGAGGCTGTCAGCGCCACCACCGCCGTCGATAATGTCGTTCCCGCTTCCACCGTCGATGACGTCGTTGGCGCCGAGCCCCGTGATTTGATCGTTGCCTTGCTCGCCATAAGCATAGTTGGTGATGTTCGAATTCTGCAGATAAATCTTGTCGTCGCCATCGCCGCCCCAGATGCGGGCGTTGCCGAGATAAAACGATGTGTAGCCGACGCTGT includes:
- a CDS encoding calcium-binding protein, translated to MVINGTTAGETLNGTSVADVISGKGGNDIIYGNGGNDVIYAYSVGYTSFYLGNARIWGGDGDDKIYLQNSNITNYAYGEQGNDQITGLGANDVIDGGSGNDIIDGGGGADSLYGGTGNDVIRMGIGSSIAASVIDGGYDDDDMYLSYSGNLTANGGQGYDDFFVGQPCFGGTKYDGGTETDRIVAVQSNILIGIKSITGIEQITNTSLEFGTFTGVKISAYAGSAPLDFTQTALDGIDEIRGYGSDNNIIYLAGKNTGDAPGLGRADLVNAGDGDDIVYGGFLNDTLNGENGNDTLAGGVGNGDQLTGGAGADTFIFQFGDGSDTITDLSLATAGEHVSIGAFAGVDDFSDLAGLLSQVGADTVIDFGGGDTLTLTGITATDLTAAQFDFF